From the genome of Capricornis sumatraensis isolate serow.1 chromosome 17, serow.2, whole genome shotgun sequence, one region includes:
- the LOC138093982 gene encoding disintegrin and metalloproteinase domain-containing protein 1a-like: MSVAASVRDSASILPSLWKRQVAMSEAIRALQTWAPHTKGLRLAPVPGLSCARLGILLFLVLISLPSLYGDLGSLHHSSYEIVIPKSLTVEGREDQVEKLSYVLFMQGQRQLIHLTAKRDYFVDNFPVFSYHNGILGQEMPPVSQDCHYEGYIEGVPGSFVSVNTCSGLRGLLIMEEKSYGVEPVHSSKRFEHVLYAMAHEARVSCGVTSKDSQVASTSRRPESGRPHSWQVPSDLWSHIKYVEMFVVVNNQRFQMWGSDVKQTVQRVMDIIALANSFTRGINTEVVLAGMEIWTEGDLTEVPVDLQVALRNFNSWRQENLFHRVKHDVAHMIVGQHPKEDTGQAFLSGACSSDFAAAVESFHHEDVLLFAALMVHELGHNLGIRHDHSACICKDRPFCLMHENITKESGFSNCSSDFFHQFLWEHKGACLFNKPGRKGRLRRDSTCGNGIVEGDEQCDCGTVCAFDQCCDDTCRLKSTALCNPGPCCNATCQYERTGRSCRPASGECDLPEFCLGTSGECPPDTYKQDGSGCMGGYYCVKGVCMSSDAQCSEIFGFPAKAASEECFRSFNGKGNRFGNCGIPSESGSAYTKCENDNVFCGKMICTNVQELPETQVNYTLLQTHYKDDFCWSMDKYSVRDVPDSGDTRKGNICAPGKVCMDFTCSDVSVLGYDCDVKVQCNQKGVCNNKKNCHCDDGFSPPDCKNPGPGGSVDSGYPGSDNPEPEGGGQGNTTSDEGDGAKDVLGTIIPLVAILCMLLLLFIICCICMFCKADKGAAAEPKEEPAVPEEKPPEAKPPEEAEEEEDEEEEEEEEEEEEESEP, encoded by the exons ATGTCAGTGGCAGCGTCTGTGAGAGACTCTGCCTCTATACTGCCTTCTCTGTGGAAAAGGCAAGTGGCTATGTCTGAGGCTATCAGAGCGCTTCAAACTTGGGCTCCTCACACGAAGGGCTTGAGGCTGGCCCCGGTGCCAGGACTTTCATGTGCCAGGTTGGGGATCCTGTTGTTCTTGGTACTGATTTCTCTGCCAAGCCTGTACGGTGACCTGGGCTCACTACATCACTCTTCCTATGAAATAGTCATTCCCAAGAGTCTGACagtggaaggaagggaagacCAAGTGGAAAAGCTCTCCTACGTGCTATTTATGCAGGGCCAGAGGCAGCTGATTCACCTGACGGCGAAGAGAGACTATTTTGTGGATAACTTCCCGGTCTTCAGCTACCACAATGGCATCCTGGGGCAAGAAATGCCTCCCGTCTCGCAGGACTGTCACTATGAAGGCTACATAGAAGGAGTCCCAGGTTCTTTTGTTTCTGTCAACACCTGTTCAGGCCTCAGGGGCCTCCTGATTATGGAGGAAAAATCCTATGGCGTTGAGCCCGTGCACTCTTCCAAACGGTTTGAACACGTGTTGTACGCCATGGCCCACGAAGCTCGCGTCTCCTGTGGCGTCACGTCCAAAGACAGCCAAGTGGCGTCCACCAGCCGGCGACCGGAGAGCGGCAGGCCTCACAGCTGGCAGGTGCCATCCGACTTGTGGTCACATATCAAGTACGTGGAGATGTTTGTCGTGGTCAACAACCAGCGGTTCCAAATGTGGGGCAGTGACGTCAAGCAGACAGTCCAGAGAGTAATGGACATCATCGCTCTGGCCAACAGCTTCACAAGGGGAATAAACACAGAGGTGGTGCTGGCTGGAATGGAGATTTGGACTGAGGGGGACCTCACAGAGGTCCCCGTGGACCTGCAAGTTGCACTCAGGAATTTCAACAGCTGGAGACAAGAGAACCTCTTCCATCGTGTCAAGCATGATGTTGCCCACATGATCGTGGGACAGCATCCTAAAGAGGATACGGGGCAGGCATTTCTCAGTGGCGCCTGCTCCAGTGATTTTGCAGCAGCCGTGGAATCTTTCCACCATGAGGATGTCCTCCTGTTTGCAGCACTCATGGTCCACGAGCTTGGACACAACTTGGGTATTCGGCACGACCATTCGGCCTGCATTTGTAAAGACAGGCCCTTCTGCCTCATGCATGAAAACATCACTAAAGAAAGTGGCTTCAGCAACTGCAGCTCTGACTTCTTCCACCAGTTCCTCTGGGAACACAAGGGGGCCTGCCTGTTTAACAAGCCTGGGCGCAAAGGCCGCTTACGGAGGGATTCCACCTGTGGCAATGGCATTGTAGAAGGAGATGAGCAGTGTGACTGTGGTACTGTTTGTGCCTTTGACCAATGTTGTGATGACACATGTAGACTGAAGTCGACTGCATTGTGTAATCCTGGACCCTGCTGTAATGCTACATGCCAGTATGAACGAACTGGACGTAGCTGCCGTCCTGCTTCAGGAGAATGTGACCTTCCAGAATTTTGTCTTGGTACCTCTGGGGAGTGTCCCCCGGACACCTACAAGCAAGATGGTTCAGGATGTATGGGTGGTTACTATTGTGTTAAGGGTGTATGCATGTCTTCTGATGCTCAGTGTTCTGAAATTTTTGGGTTTCCTGCAAAAGCTGCTTCAGAAGAATGTTTTCGGTCATTTAATGGTAAAGGGAACAGATTTGGAAACTGTGGTATTCCCAGTGAGAGTGGCTCAGCATATACTAAATGTGAAAACGATAATGTATTTTGTGGGAAAATGATATGTACAAATGTTCAAGAGTTACCAGAGACCCAAGTCAATTATACATTGTTGCAGACTCATTATAAAGATGACTTCTGCTGGTCCATGGATAAGTATAGTGTTAGGGATGTCCCTGATTCTGGAGATACAAGGAAGGGCAATATTTGTGCCCCAGGGAAAGTCTGCATGGACTTCACCTGCTCAGATGTCAGTGTTCTTGGGTACGATTGTGATGTAAAGGTACAGTGTAACCAgaaaggagtttgcaacaataaAAAGAACTGCCATTGTGATGATGGTTTTTCCCCTCCTGACTGCAAAAACCCAGGACCTGGTGGTAGTGTGGACAGTGGCTACCCTGGTTCAGATAATCCCGAACCAGAGGGAGGTGGACAAGGAAATACTACCTCTGACGAAGGGGACGGTGCCAAAGACGTCTTAGGCACAATAATCCCATTAGTTGCAATACTTTGtatgttattattactatttataatTTGTTGTATCTGCATGTTTTGTAAAGCGGACAAAGGAGCAGCTGCTGAACCAAAAGAGGAACCAGCTGTCCCAGAAGAGAAGCCTCCAGAAGCGAAGCCTCCGGAA GaggctgaggaggaagaggatgaagaggaggaagaagaggaagaggaggaagaggaagaatcaGAGCCATAA